The Triticum urartu cultivar G1812 chromosome 6, Tu2.1, whole genome shotgun sequence genome includes the window ATTATTTGCGTTAAAAAATATATTAGAAATTATGAAGTTGTTGACGTTTTTTTAAGAAATGTTTCAAAATTAAAAAAAGGTTTTCATTATACTAAACCTACTATGTCTTCTTTTACACAATGCGCTAAATATTATCATCATCAGCCACTGGGGTGATTAGCTAGGTGCGGCCACTGTCGAGTTCGACTCTTCTGAAGCTCGCTGTGTGCTGCTAGTATTTTTTGTCGCTCCTAACAGAAGACAAGTGGGTTCGTGTAGTTTAAAAAAATTATTGACATTAAGAAAATGTAAAGGAATTATTGTCATTACAGAAAGAAAAAAGAGAATAAATTAAAAAAACAGTGCAGAGCGAGCATGCGAGCGACCACGCTTATCGGGCGGCCCGATTCATCCTAATGCAAGCGAGCCCGTCAGCGATCCTTGCCGTGTCACCAAATACCAGCTAAACACCCACAATGTTTGAAATAAACTGGGATCGCAACGTGTTCAAGTTCAAGGGTTGATTTGGACCCATTGGGATTATAAGTTCAAGGATTGATTTAGCTTTCTTCTATAAGTTTAAGATTTGTTTTGGACTTTTTCCTGCATGGGCTCAAGGCAAGGCCCACGTCCTGACCTGACACGACCCGATTATATACGGGCCTCAACGGGCCGTGCTGTGCCGGCCTGTTGGCCTCATCACGTGATTGCGTAGACGCACCGCGCCACCTATACCTGGCCATCCGCCGAGCTTCAGGCCGGGCCTACCAAAGCGCAACGGAGAAAACCTAGGCCCAAGCTTGGCCTAGCCTGGCCGCCGGGCGTAAAAATCAGGCCCAAGCCCGGCTCATAAGTCGAAAATCCCGTCGGGTTGGGCTCTTCCTTAAACTGCAAATACGATGAGCCCAAGCCCGGTCCAGCCTGGCCATCAGGCTTAAAATCTAGGCCCAAGACCGGCCCGTGGCATGGTCGGGTCAGGCCGGGTCGGACTTTTTGAGGCCGAGTCGGGTCGAGTCATCCGGGCCGGGCTGCCCATGGCGAGGTATAGCGCCACCCCTCCCTCCCGGCCGAGTGGCGCGCTCCCTCCGTCGCCCGCCTCCCGCCTCCCCCCACCCCAAACCCAATTCCCTCCTCTCCGCAACGCGCGACCCGTCGCACGCCccgccccccctctcctcctcctcacctcaccTCTCTCCCCTCTCCCGCCTCCACCACCCCCAATCCTCCCGCCCCATCGCGCGGAGCCGCTGCGGTCCTATCCTAGGGTTACGTCGTCAAGCTCCGCCCCGCGCGCGGATTCCGCGAACCTAGCTCGCTCGTCGCGCGCGTCGGAAGGGCGCCGTCGCGTTCGGGAgccgcggtggcggcggcatAGGCCGGCAATGGTCGGGTCGGGGTCGAAGCATGCCGCGGGCGGGAGCGGCCTCGGCGGCGGAGGGGAGAGGCGCAAGTACCCGATCCGCGCCGAGGACTACGAGCTGTACGAGGAGATCGGGCAGGGCGTCAGCGCCATCGTCTACCGCGCGCTCTGCAGGCCGCTCGGCGAGACCGTCGCCGTCAAGGTGCTCGACTTCGAGCGCACCAACAGCAACCTGGTAATGACCCACTGCCGCCCGTCGCCTGAACCCGCCTTCTGTTTCGCCGGCCCGCGCGCCCATAATTCCTGTCTTGTTCGTCGGGTGTTGCATCATAGTAGCGCCATATGTTTGTCTGTTATATCTCGCAGTAGATTACTCAGGTAGATGATCCCGGCCTGTCATAGAACGCATCGATTTTTCGGTCATACTCATGCCGTCGATGAACCTGTCGGATAATTAGTAAGTGCAGATATCAATAATGTGCTTAGAACAATGATATGCCTGGATTCATATTTATGAATAAGGAAGTTTGGTAGCTGACATTGGATTTATGTTAAGCTGTTGAGTATACATGATTATATGAATCTGAACCGGCTGGATGATACCAGCCATTTCAATGATGCAAATATGTCATTCAGAGGGAATCCGACACGCTCCTTGGCTGTATTGGCTTCCAGCATTGTCTGCATGCAGTTTCATGTCTCCTATTCAATTCATGTCCGTCTTCATGCCACATTTTAGTTCGAGAATGACCAACACCGGTGCTTGTCTTGATGCAGAACAATATCATGCGTGAAGCCCAGACAATGATTCTTATAGACCATCCTAATGTTGTTAAGGCGATCTGTTCATTTGCAAATAACCAAACGTTATGGGTAGTTATGCCGTACATGGCTGGAGGATCTTGTCTTCACATAATGAAATCAGTCTATCCGGATGGTTTCGAGGAAGCTGTCATTGCAACACTGCTCCGTGAAGTTCTAAGAGGATTGGAATATCTTCATCATCATGGGCATATACATCGTGATGTCAAGGTAAATGCACATTCATATATATCTGAAGGATCTGCTGTTCCCCTGTGCTGAGCGCTACGTTGttttcctttctctttcttttgACCATAGGCGGGAAATATCCTAGTTGATTCTCGTGGTGGAGTTAAGCTTGGAGATTTTGGGGTTTCTGCTTGCCTTTTTGAATCTGGTGACAGACAGCGGGCTAGAAACACTTTCGTGGGAACTCCTTGCTGGTAGTCATTCTGACAAAGCAATAAGCAATTAAATATGCTTTCATTTCTGCTACATAACCTTTTCTTGACACATGCTCATGTGTTGGCCCTTTTAATGATTAGGATGGCACCAGAGGTAATGGAGCAACTACATGGATATGATTTCAAGTAGGCTACTTACTGTACTGGATCACTAGTTAACTAGTGGGGTACCTTTTTTCTTCACAACTGCTTGTTAACTGGAGCTGCTTTGAACAAATATGAAATATATTGCAGGGCAGACATATGGTCCTTTGGAATTACCGCACTTGAACTTGCCCATGGTCACGCTCCTTTCTCAAAGTACCCTCCCATGAAGGTATACATACTCAAGCAGATACCATATTACTGCACTTGAACTTGCCCATGGTCACACTCCTTTTCTTATGATGTATGGTAGGGAGTAACTTCAAATTTCTGAGATTTTACTTCACTTATTTTGCTTAGGTCTTGCTTATGACACTTCAAAATGCTCCCCCCGGTCTTGATTATGAAAGAGATAAGAAATTCTCAAGGGTAAATATATTTGAGACGACCCATCACCTCTGTGTTATTTTTCTGAGGACTTATGCATATGGTTTCTTATAACAGCACTTCAAGCAAATGGTAGCTATGTGTTTGGTAAAAGAGCCTTCAAAAAGGCCGACTGCAACAAAATTGCTCAAGCAATCCTTTTTCAAGCAAGCTCGTTCCCATGATTACATTGTTCGAAAGCTTTTGGAGGGATTGCCTGGCCTTGGCGCTAGATATCAAGCTTTGAAGGTACACTGGTTTAAATGGTGCATGGCTATTTATTGGTCACTTGATCTTCTTCACTCTTTAATGTGGGATCTTAACTATTAACAGGAAAAGGATGAACATTTACTTGCTCAAAAGAAAATGCCTGATGGTAGAAAGGAAGAAATCTCGCAGGTGCTAATTCTAAATTTGTAATAGATCATTCCTGAAAATGGCCCTATTGTTGGAGTAGTAAAATCAAGCAACTATTTTATCTTTAATTGTGGCCTTTTGGCATGTCTTGTAAGGGTGGTAGCCAcaataattaatactccctccgtcccataatataagaacgtttttcaAGCTAACAGCTtgaaaaacgttcttatattatgggacgttAAGAGTATTACTTATGGCATCGGTAATCATGATCGCCGAACAAAATGTGCATTTCATGTTGGTTTCTTTATCCAAATGTTAATTTTTATGTTTCCCCATAACATGATTAAGCATATTGATATGACCTTCTTTCTGAAACTTTGCTAATTAGAAAGACAAACGGGAAGCTTATAAATTTATGATTAAATCAGGTAGGGTTGGGAGGACATGGCATGACTACGTGATAAAGGCCGACATTAGAGTCACTCATGTATCTTCTCAAACAATAGAGTTCAAAATTTAGATGTGGCTACATTTTTAACACATCCTAGAGATCCCCCACTATCAATCATAACGTTTTCAGGAAACCTAACGCACATATGCGCCATAAAGAACTCTTTCTTTTATGGTCAATAGTCATAGCATCACTGAACGATATCCTCCTTCACCACCAAATGCTCCACCGGGAGTATTTGCCATGATACAACTGGAACAGGTAGGGGGCTGGAGGAGGGAGATCAGAGAAGGGCGGGGACACCATTTTTCTGGTGGGCGACGCCGAAGCATGAGATACGGTGGCCACATGGAACCCTAGCGTTGACCCATCTTTCTTCACGGGAGGTGAATGGGAGAGAATTGGGGGGTAAGAAGCATATACTGCAAATTCGGTGAAGTGGCAGGGTAGTTTCGGCAGGGTTTTGTTTAAGCTGGAAAAGCTCCTCACAAGGTGCTTCTGCCTTCGATTGAAAGCAGCCACAACGCTTCCGAAAAGACTAAAAATAATCGAGAGTTTGGTTGGCCCCTATTGGCTTGTAAGGGTGAGAAGCCGCCATAAGCCCaaccaaccccccccccccccccccctgtcaGGACCCGCCCATGATCTACGTGAATTCGTAGTGGAATATAGGCCAACGTTTTACTTCAGCAAACTGGGGGTAAAGAAATGGTAAAGTAAAATGAACAGTAGCTCTGGTTAAACTGATCTGACTGTCATTGTCCAACTGTGAACGAGGAGTGATCTGAGCCGTTTGATCAAGTTGAACCGTTTTGCTGGAAGCGCTACACCTAACTGAACTCGCCAAGCTAGTGCAGCGTCTTTAGAGAACTGTCCTGACATTGCCCCCTTCTTGAGATACGATATGACCTCACGGCGTTGATGAAGAAGCGCGCCACCCTTCTGTAGTGGAACGGAAGAATGCTGGGGATATATTGATATAAACCTGCATCTTTCCAAGTCGCGTCCTCGGGACAAATTCTCCCACTGGATTAACCACTGTACCACAGGCAGGTTTTGTCGAGAAATTTGTCGTACCTGTAGCACTAATGCTGGAGCTGTTTTGATGGTGGCATCCTTATTAACCATAGGGAAGTCAGGGCTGGGAATGGATTTTTGTCCAATATGCATTTTGAGCTGACTAACACGAGGACTGGGTGTATTTTCACATGTTCAGGGAACTGTAATTTGTAAGCTGTGTTGCCCACTCTTTGAATCACCAGGAATGGCCCATTGTAACGTGTAACAAATGTTGCCAACCCAAAACTCTATTCTATTCCTATCATTGTTTTGACTTTTAGATCTGTGTCATTTCTGTTGTATCCTTTCGGCACCGAGATGATTATTTTATTGTCACCATTATATTGTTTTTCATCCAATCCTTTGTATCTCTTGCATTGCTAGGATGAATACAAAAGGGGTATCAGCAGCTGGAACTTTGACATTGATGACCTGAAGTCTCAAGCCTCACTGGTAGGCATTTAGCATTTTCATTTCCAGTTTAGTCATTGACTTCACATCAAGTAATTTAGCTTATTTATATTTTGACAGATTTCAGAGTGTGAGGACACGATATCATCTAAAGATACAGATATATCGTCTATCTATGACTTCGACACCAGCTTGCAGGAGCAAGCACTCGAAGGGTCTCTTTTTTCAATGAAGTATGATACTGACATCGTAAGTTTTAGCTCCTGCAGAAAGTAAGGTTTTCCAATCTAGAATTTTGCTTACATCTAATGCCAAGCAAAGTTGGTAGGAAAATGATGTCATGGCCAATGATAAGTCAGCTGTTTCATCACCCGAGCAGTCTGTTTGTCTATCAAGGTAATGGATTTAATTTGGTTGAAATTACTTCAATCATATTGTTGGTTGTAAATGATAATATCTTATTTTATGCCAAATAGTTCTTGTGATGACATTGCGAAATTACGTAATGTCACTGTTGTACACCTGTACTACACACCTCAGAAAACTGATTTCACTCATTTCTACTACTAGGGCATCTCTATGTGGAACTTCTAACGGAGTACTGGTAAATGGCCATGTCAGGAAACACAGCTCTATGGAAAGCTGTGATTTGGACTTGCAAGAGAAAGATTTGGATGCCATTCCAACAAGCTCATTTCAGGAAAGGAAGTGTTCTTTCAGTTCTTGCTCATCAGATGGTTTTCTTTCTTCCAAAGAGAGGTTTGTTGTACTTCACAGAAAATTTAAACTTGAAGAATCACCTTTTTCCAATTATGCGAAAACGTGTTTTGCTTGCCGGTAATTTGAACTGTATTCTAGAACCAGTTCCATCTTATCATGGTTGTATTTCATAGTTTCAGTTGGCAAAATTGCCAATATCTTGTAGAATCAAACTTGAAAAACAGTTGACCAATTACGAAAATACAGGTCACAAAAGTGCTGACAGAGGCTTTTCTTATCACGTTACATATGCACTGGGAATGAACAAAACTTACTTTCCTGTATAGGCACATAAACTTTTGAGATTCTCGGTATGCACATTTGGTGCCTGAATTTTTTTCCCTGCAACTTGCAGTCAATGTATATGAAGTTTCAGTTAGTTAGCAGTGCCACTGATGGGGATGTGGTTTTTAAAAGGTTGCTTGCCTGGCTTAGCAGTTCAATGTATATTTTTTATTAGTAGTGTCTTGATAATAACTATTTTGTTCATATGATAGCTGCATGGCTGTACTATTTTTTATATCCATATTCATGACCCCATAACTAATATGGAAGCTATATTTACCAAAAAGGGCATTGCGTCAAACTGGAACACGAAGCTAAATAGTTTGACCACATCATTGGAATTTCTGTTCTATTAACCAGTGATGTTCCACTTTTTACCATCTGTTGTTAGACCTTGTTTGGAATGCAGGACCAAATTCTTGTGTTCCAAATCAGGCCTAATGGTGTTCTTCTGGAAGCTGTCCATAGTATTACTACTGTACTTGTATCTCCTCGTGACATATTTTGATACAGTGTGCAACTGCATATGTAGTTCTTTCAGCTCTAAGCCACAAATCAACATTCATAACCGTGACAAGGGTAGCGGAGGGGTCTTGCAAGTAGCAGATGAGCCATCTCCTGAAGCTATTTCCAGGGCACCTAAATCATTGGGTAACATACTGGTTTTATCCCTGCAGTTCGTATAGGTTAACCTAATGTGGGCTAATCAGAATAAGTTCTCACGAGTATGAAAGTTTGGCATCTGTTTATTGCTTTAATGCAGTATCAAATGTTGATGAACATGATGATAGATCAAAACCTCCACTTATACAGCAAAGAGGTCGTTTTAAAGTTACACCTGGGAATGTCGAGTTGGATAAGGTAACTGAAAACCATTAATAATACTTGGTGCATGTTTGGTTAACTGTAGGATGACATGATTTTGTAATTTCAGGCTCACTCACCTGGCCTACAAAAGTCTCACAGCATGCAGGTTTTTAGTCTTTATCCTACATCATGTTTCATGGGCATTTATCTGTTTTGGTTCATGAACTGGTGCAGTGCATGTTTGGGGACTGGAGTCATATATATTTTGCGTGCTCAAAGAATGCAgaaaaaaccattgtttcctgACTAACAACCTTAGTGGTTCCCTATTTGGTATATTCGGCAGCTTTTGTGTTGGGACCTAAGCCATGTGGAAACATCATTATAACCTCTTTAAAAATTTGATATATTGACTGCAGAATATTAGGTTAAAAAAGAGTTTAGAATAATCGCACCATGAACAGTACAGAGTGCCGGAGAGCTGTTTGATTGTCTTTGCTTTAACTCTCTTGGTCCTCAAGAGGGAATTGGCAATAAAACCTGCCTCAAGGCTCAGTAAAAGACTGCTTTACGTGACTGCAAAATGTGCAATAGCAGCAGGATTACTTGGGTTTAGCTTGAACAACCGAAAGTAATTGATGCATGTTAGTCCTTGTATTGATAGGTTTTAATTAGACCACCCCATTTGTTAAAAACCCTGGTAAGGGTTTGAACTTTGAACTAAAGAAAAAAATACTCGACCCAAGGGGAGAGATAACCCGAATGCATTGCATTGTAAGGTCGAGAACTTGGTTTGAACTCTGTTTACTTTTACATGAACTAGCCAATCACAGTTGTCAAATGTGGTTGATCATTTGTAATGCATAAAACATACACTTAACTTTCTTTTCGTTTCACACCATATATTTGTTGTTATGCAGACAATTTCTCAACTTTCTGCATTAAGCATACCATCTTCAGCTGAGGCTGCTTCAAGCATTATTGGTGGCTCCTTGTACATCCAGTTATACAATGTTTTGCAGACCAATCTGCTTCAGAGGGTAAATCCCCCACCCATACAGCACTCACGACAGAAAATGAGCTTGACAAACAAAACCTCCAAAGAATGAAAAGTTTGCTTTGTTGATGCTAGTCTTCCCCTCACTTGCAGGAACAGATACTTCATGCGATGAAGCAGTTATACATTT containing:
- the LOC125515061 gene encoding serine/threonine-protein kinase 24 isoform X1, translated to MVGSGSKHAAGGSGLGGGGERRKYPIRAEDYELYEEIGQGVSAIVYRALCRPLGETVAVKVLDFERTNSNLNNIMREAQTMILIDHPNVVKAICSFANNQTLWVVMPYMAGGSCLHIMKSVYPDGFEEAVIATLLREVLRGLEYLHHHGHIHRDVKAGNILVDSRGGVKLGDFGVSACLFESGDRQRARNTFVGTPCWMAPEVMEQLHGYDFKADIWSFGITALELAHGHAPFSKYPPMKVLLMTLQNAPPGLDYERDKKFSRHFKQMVAMCLVKEPSKRPTATKLLKQSFFKQARSHDYIVRKLLEGLPGLGARYQALKEKDEHLLAQKKMPDGRKEEISQDEYKRGISSWNFDIDDLKSQASLISECEDTISSKDTDISSIYDFDTSLQEQALEGSLFSMKYDTDIENDVMANDKSAVSSPEQSVCLSRASLCGTSNGVLVNGHVRKHSSMESCDLDLQEKDLDAIPTSSFQERKCSFSSCSSDGFLSSKESSFSSKPQINIHNRDKGSGGVLQVADEPSPEAISRAPKSLVSNVDEHDDRSKPPLIQQRGRFKVTPGNVELDKAHSPGLQKSHSMQTISQLSALSIPSSAEAASSIIGGSLYIQLYNVLQTNLLQREQILHAMKQLYISDSISPVRMHSLSRSPSPSSALSVDRSMLEAAQEKEKELVNEVLELQWRLLCAQDEVQRLKAKAAQI
- the LOC125515061 gene encoding serine/threonine-protein kinase OSR1 isoform X2, whose protein sequence is MVGSGSKHAAGGSGLGGGGERRKYPIRAEDYELYEEIGQGVSAIVYRALCRPLGETVAVKVLDFERTNSNLNNIMREAQTMILIDHPNVVKAICSFANNQTLWVVMPYMAGGSCLHIMKSVYPDGFEEAVIATLLREVLRGLEYLHHHGHIHRDVKAGNILVDSRGGVKLGDFGVSACLFESGDRQRARNTFVGTPCWMAPEVMEQLHGYDFKADIWSFGITALELAHGHAPFSKYPPMKVLLMTLQNAPPGLDYERDKKFSRHFKQMVAMCLVKEPSKRPTATKLLKQSFFKQARSHDYIVRKLLEGLPGLGARYQALKEKDEHLLAQKKMPDGRKEEISQDEYKRGISSWNFDIDDLKSQASLISECEDTISSKDTDISSIYDFDTSLQEQALEGSLFSMKYDTDIENDVMANDKSAVSSPEQSVCLSRASLCGTSNGVLVNGHVRKHSSMESCDLDLQEKDLDAIPTSSFQERKCSFSSCSSDGFLSSKESSKPQINIHNRDKGSGGVLQVADEPSPEAISRAPKSLVSNVDEHDDRSKPPLIQQRGRFKVTPGNVELDKAHSPGLQKSHSMQTISQLSALSIPSSAEAASSIIGGSLYIQLYNVLQTNLLQREQILHAMKQLYISDSISPVRMHSLSRSPSPSSALSVDRSMLEAAQEKEKELVNEVLELQWRLLCAQDEVQRLKAKAAQI
- the LOC125515061 gene encoding serine/threonine-protein kinase OSR1 isoform X3 — protein: MVGSGSKHAAGGSGLGGGGERRKYPIRAEDYELYEEIGQGVSAIVYRALCRPLGETVAVKVLDFERTNSNLNNIMREAQTMILIDHPNVVKAICSFANNQTLWVVMPYMAGGSCLHIMKSVYPDGFEEAVIATLLREVLRGLEYLHHHGHIHRDVKAGNILVDSRGGVKLGDFGVSACLFESGDRQRARNTFVGTPCWMAPEVMEQLHGYDFKADIWSFGITALELAHGHAPFSKYPPMKVLLMTLQNAPPGLDYERDKKFSRHFKQMVAMCLVKEPSKRPTATKLLKQSFFKQARSHDYIVRKLLEGLPGLGARYQALKEKDEHLLAQKKMPDGRKEEISQDEYKRGISSWNFDIDDLKSQASLISECEDTISSKDTDISSIYDFDTSLQEQALEGSLFSMKYDTDIENDVMANDKSAVSSPEQSVCLSRKHSSMESCDLDLQEKDLDAIPTSSFQERKCSFSSCSSDGFLSSKESSFSSKPQINIHNRDKGSGGVLQVADEPSPEAISRAPKSLVSNVDEHDDRSKPPLIQQRGRFKVTPGNVELDKAHSPGLQKSHSMQTISQLSALSIPSSAEAASSIIGGSLYIQLYNVLQTNLLQREQILHAMKQLYISDSISPVRMHSLSRSPSPSSALSVDRSMLEAAQEKEKELVNEVLELQWRLLCAQDEVQRLKAKAAQI
- the LOC125515061 gene encoding serine/threonine-protein kinase OSR1 isoform X4, coding for MVGSGSKHAAGGSGLGGGGERRKYPIRAEDYELYEEIGQGVSAIVYRALCRPLGETVAVKVLDFERTNSNLNNIMREAQTMILIDHPNVVKAICSFANNQTLWVVMPYMAGGSCLHIMKSVYPDGFEEAVIATLLREVLRGLEYLHHHGHIHRDVKAGNILVDSRGGVKLGDFGVSACLFESGDRQRARNTFVGTPCWMAPEVMEQLHGYDFKADIWSFGITALELAHGHAPFSKYPPMKVLLMTLQNAPPGLDYERDKKFSRHFKQMVAMCLVKEPSKRPTATKLLKQSFFKQARSHDYIVRKLLEGLPGLGARYQALKEKDEHLLAQKKMPDGRKEEISQDEYKRGISSWNFDIDDLKSQASLISECEDTISSKDTDISSIYDFDTSLQEQALEGSLFSMKYDTDIENDVMANDKSAVSSPEQSVCLSRASLCGTSNGVLVNGHVRKHSSMESCDLDLQEKDLDAIPTSSFQERKCSFSSCSSDGFLSSKESSFSSKPQINIHNRDKGSGGVLQVADEPSPEAISRAPKSLVSNVDEHDDRSKPPLIQQRGRFKVTPGNVELDKAHSPGLQKSHSMQLEAAQEKEKELVNEVLELQWRLLCAQDEVQRLKAKAAQI